The following are from one region of the Nocardioides marmotae genome:
- a CDS encoding response regulator transcription factor: MSSVRRRVLVVEDDPVINQAVADRLVAEGYDVVRAVDGPGAVAAHAEHRPDVVVLDLMLPGYDGHEVCRRIQADRPVPVLMLTARADEADVLVGLAVGADDYLTKPFRMKELVARVAALLRRVDRATELVGRRALELGDLRVDPPARRVWRGEEEVRLTPTEFDLLLCLAASPGAVVTRERLMAEVWGWAGASSTRTVDSHVKGLRAKIGADRVRTVHGVGYALEIPGAGAP, from the coding sequence ATGAGCAGCGTGCGCCGCCGGGTCCTGGTCGTCGAGGACGACCCGGTCATCAACCAGGCCGTCGCCGATCGCCTGGTCGCCGAGGGGTACGACGTCGTGCGGGCCGTCGACGGCCCCGGCGCGGTCGCGGCGCACGCCGAGCACCGGCCCGACGTGGTGGTCCTCGACCTCATGCTGCCGGGGTACGACGGCCACGAGGTGTGCCGCCGGATCCAGGCCGACCGGCCGGTGCCCGTGCTGATGCTGACCGCCCGTGCGGACGAGGCCGACGTGCTGGTGGGTCTCGCGGTGGGGGCCGACGACTACCTCACCAAGCCGTTCCGGATGAAGGAGCTCGTCGCCAGGGTGGCCGCGCTGCTGCGCCGGGTCGACCGGGCCACCGAGCTGGTCGGCCGCCGGGCGCTGGAGCTGGGCGACCTGCGGGTGGACCCGCCGGCCCGCCGGGTCTGGCGCGGGGAGGAGGAGGTGCGGCTGACGCCCACCGAGTTCGACCTGCTGCTGTGCCTGGCCGCCAGCCCCGGGGCGGTCGTCACCCGCGAGCGGCTGATGGCCGAGGTGTGGGGCTGGGCCGGCGCGTCGAGCACCCGCACCGTCGACAGCCACGTCAAGGGGCTGCGCGCCAAGATCGGCGCCGACCGGGTCCGCACCGTGCACGGGGTCGGCTACGCCCTGGAGATCCCCGGGGCCGGTGCGCCGTGA
- a CDS encoding DUF4153 domain-containing protein, translated as MTPQPPIQPPIQPLAAVRSIKVKLGLLVAVSVLVATAVATLGRAGGVPPWLGVPVTVALALAVTQLLAAGMTSPLRQMTAAARRMATGDYGVRVAETSRDEVGELARAFNTMAADLAAVDRERRELVATVSHELRTPLTGLRAVLENLVDGVGPADPAALRPALDQAERTSRLVEDLLDLARVDAGRAPLTPEPVRLASLLAEAVAEAEVLGRPVTYAVEVSPPDLVVAADPARLRQLVANLLDNASRHSPAGGTVRVRAGRAGERYVLEVQDEGPGVAPADRERVFEAFGTLGAGDAGGGTGLGLAIARWVTDLHGGTIRFDDPGRSQGAVVRVDLPVQPPARRGPGGLEMVAVRPPEPEPQPQPQPPAPVGAPGYSAPGLLDDLFGGFWPPRQVPARVGLVAGAVGAGVLAAALLPERSLGLGTFLVLLAAGGVLLAATPRRRDPWTLGCAGLCLLLAAVPLVRETPWLVLLCLLAGVATAVCGVTGARTAAGLVLSGLAWPLAGLRGLPWLGRTLATLTGRGSGAAVLRTLVWSALGLVVFGALLVSADALLASWVDAAVPDLTGDLLVARVFVALAVGGVVLAAAYLALDPPLLDRAERDPRPVERRFEWLAPVLVVVAVFAAFLAAQATVVLAGHDHLRRTTGLTYAEYVHQGFGQLTVATALTLLVVGAAVRKAPRTTAADRRWVRATLAVLCLETLLVVASALHRMHLYQEAYGFTSLRLLVDVVEAWLGLLVLAALAAVLALRAWWFPRFALVSGVVALLALTAANPEAWVAEHNLERYAATGRIDWAYLQGLSADAVPALVAGTADLPPEARACALAGRSGEADDGDVWEWNLARSRAADALAGVRLVAPVGGCPGRD; from the coding sequence GTGACGCCCCAGCCGCCGATCCAGCCGCCGATCCAGCCGCTGGCCGCGGTCCGCTCGATCAAGGTCAAGCTCGGGCTGCTGGTCGCCGTGAGCGTCCTGGTCGCGACGGCGGTCGCCACGCTCGGCCGGGCCGGCGGCGTACCGCCCTGGCTCGGGGTGCCGGTCACCGTCGCCCTCGCGCTGGCGGTGACCCAGCTGCTCGCTGCGGGGATGACCTCGCCGCTGCGGCAGATGACGGCGGCGGCGCGGCGGATGGCGACCGGCGACTACGGGGTCCGGGTCGCCGAGACCTCCCGCGACGAGGTCGGCGAGCTGGCCCGCGCCTTCAACACGATGGCGGCCGACCTGGCCGCGGTCGACCGGGAGCGCCGGGAGCTGGTCGCGACCGTCAGCCACGAGCTGCGGACCCCCCTGACCGGCCTGCGGGCGGTGCTGGAGAACCTCGTCGACGGCGTCGGCCCGGCCGACCCCGCCGCGCTGCGCCCCGCGCTGGACCAGGCCGAGCGGACCAGCCGGCTCGTCGAGGACCTGCTCGACCTGGCCCGGGTCGACGCCGGCCGGGCACCGCTGACCCCCGAGCCGGTGCGGCTGGCCTCCCTGCTGGCCGAGGCGGTCGCGGAGGCGGAGGTGCTCGGCCGCCCGGTGACGTACGCCGTGGAGGTCTCGCCGCCGGACCTCGTCGTCGCCGCCGACCCCGCGCGGCTGCGCCAGCTGGTCGCGAACCTGCTGGACAACGCCTCCCGGCACAGCCCCGCTGGCGGCACGGTGCGGGTGAGGGCCGGCCGCGCGGGGGAGCGGTACGTGCTCGAGGTGCAGGACGAGGGGCCGGGCGTGGCGCCGGCCGACCGGGAGCGGGTCTTCGAGGCGTTCGGGACGCTCGGCGCGGGCGATGCCGGCGGCGGCACCGGGCTCGGGCTCGCCATCGCCCGGTGGGTCACCGACCTGCACGGTGGGACGATCCGGTTCGACGACCCGGGGCGGTCGCAGGGGGCGGTGGTCCGCGTCGACCTGCCGGTCCAGCCGCCCGCGCGGCGCGGGCCGGGAGGTCTGGAGATGGTGGCTGTGCGACCGCCGGAGCCGGAGCCGCAGCCGCAGCCGCAGCCGCCCGCCCCGGTGGGTGCGCCCGGGTACTCGGCGCCAGGGCTGCTCGACGACCTGTTCGGCGGGTTCTGGCCGCCGCGCCAGGTGCCGGCGCGGGTCGGCCTGGTGGCCGGCGCGGTCGGCGCCGGCGTGCTGGCGGCGGCGCTGCTGCCCGAGCGGAGCCTGGGGCTGGGGACGTTCCTCGTGCTGCTGGCCGCCGGCGGCGTGCTGCTCGCGGCCACCCCGCGCCGCCGCGACCCGTGGACGCTGGGCTGCGCCGGGTTGTGCCTGCTGCTCGCCGCGGTGCCGCTGGTGCGCGAGACGCCGTGGCTCGTGCTGCTCTGCCTGCTGGCCGGGGTGGCGACGGCGGTGTGCGGAGTGACCGGCGCGCGGACGGCGGCGGGCCTGGTGCTCTCCGGGCTCGCCTGGCCGCTGGCCGGGCTCCGCGGGCTGCCCTGGCTGGGCCGCACCCTCGCCACGCTCACCGGCCGGGGGAGCGGCGCGGCGGTGCTCCGCACGCTGGTGTGGTCCGCGCTCGGGCTCGTCGTCTTCGGCGCGCTGCTGGTCTCCGCGGACGCCCTCCTCGCCTCGTGGGTAGACGCCGCGGTGCCCGACCTGACCGGCGACCTGCTCGTGGCGCGGGTCTTCGTGGCGCTCGCCGTCGGCGGCGTGGTGCTCGCCGCGGCCTACCTCGCCCTCGACCCGCCGCTGCTCGACCGCGCCGAGCGCGACCCCCGCCCGGTCGAGCGGCGCTTCGAGTGGCTGGCCCCGGTGCTCGTGGTCGTCGCGGTCTTCGCGGCGTTCCTCGCGGCCCAGGCCACCGTCGTCCTCGCCGGGCACGACCACCTGCGGCGCACGACCGGCCTGACCTACGCCGAGTACGTCCACCAGGGCTTCGGGCAGCTCACCGTCGCCACCGCGCTCACCCTGCTCGTCGTGGGGGCGGCGGTCCGCAAGGCGCCGCGGACCACCGCCGCGGACCGGCGCTGGGTGCGCGCCACGCTGGCGGTGCTCTGCCTCGAGACACTGCTGGTGGTGGCCTCCGCGCTGCACCGGATGCACCTGTACCAGGAGGCCTACGGGTTCACCTCGCTGCGCCTTCTCGTCGACGTCGTCGAGGCCTGGCTGGGCCTGCTCGTGCTCGCGGCCCTCGCCGCGGTCCTGGCCCTGCGTGCGTGGTGGTTCCCCCGGTTCGCGCTGGTCAGCGGCGTGGTCGCGCTGCTCGCGCTGACCGCGGCCAACCCCGAGGCGTGGGTCGCCGAGCACAACCTCGAGCGGTACGCCGCGACCGGCCGGATCGACTGGGCCTACCTCCAGGGGCTCTCGGCGGACGCGGTCCCCGCGCTCGTCGCCGGCACCGCGGACCTGCCTCCCGAGGCGCGCGCGTGCGCGCTCGCCGGTCGCTCCGGGGAGGCAGACGACGGCGACGTCTGGGAGTGGAACCTGGCCCGGTCGCGCGCGGCCGACGCGCTCGCCGGCGTACGGCTCGTGGCGCCGGTGGGTGGCTGCCCCGGGCGGGACTGA
- a CDS encoding DEAD/DEAH box helicase — translation MARGGQRRTGAPRNAPRRRARELDNEGLIPVLARAVREVEASAQRGTVSPSARTKFQVVALLAREERSRVKADTEQTEAQKAEQLKRLDGIGTILAKTTARDTSLLSLLAEDAHVSDSAQELKLRMLRAAGLEPEPEPEAEVDALAPAPAPERRIPQSVIARQLANPFLPPDFSVAEARVSRPRRLATWELLGPLFRSFEYAGSGAVSCMPLPDPAEAGAEVKLPGDRELMPHQAQLVAAAANGHRTFLLADEPGLGKTAQALLAAQAAEAFPLLVVVPNVVKTNWAREAGLWVPNRPVTVIHGDGENVDGFADIVVVNYEVLDRHVGWLGDFGFRGMVVDEAHFIKNKTSQRSQHVLQLSDRIRQRIGRPLMMALTGTPLINDIEDFRAIWQFLGWIDDKRPLGRLMDALEDTGLTPADPPFYPAARRCVIDMGIVRRRKVDVAADIPARRVADLPVELDDEAGRSIRAAERELARRLVQRYDTALATRTSGQTVQGIDHELVRRVATWEREDTTDNTSGENVFGMMRRIGQAKAGLAADYAAQLARNVGKVVFFAKHVDVMDVAEDTFARRGIRYSSIRGDQTPKTRQRNIDDFVNDPEVEIVVCSLSAAGVGLNLQVASNLVLAELSWTDAEQTQAIDRIHRIGQEEPVTAWRIIAAQTLDTRIAELIDSKAGLAARALDGSDSELPNSADVQLEALVSMLTDALVRRGDAA, via the coding sequence TTGGCTCGAGGAGGCCAGCGCCGGACCGGCGCGCCCCGCAACGCCCCGCGCCGTCGTGCGCGCGAGCTCGACAACGAGGGACTGATCCCGGTCCTCGCCCGCGCCGTGCGGGAGGTCGAGGCCAGCGCCCAGCGCGGCACGGTCAGCCCGTCCGCGCGCACCAAGTTCCAGGTCGTCGCGCTGCTCGCCCGCGAGGAGCGCTCCCGCGTCAAGGCCGACACCGAGCAGACCGAGGCGCAGAAGGCCGAGCAGCTCAAGCGGCTCGACGGCATCGGCACGATCCTCGCCAAGACCACGGCGCGCGACACCTCGCTGCTCTCGCTGCTGGCCGAGGACGCCCACGTCTCGGACTCCGCCCAGGAGCTGAAGCTGCGGATGCTGCGGGCCGCGGGCCTCGAGCCCGAGCCGGAGCCCGAGGCCGAGGTCGACGCGCTCGCCCCGGCGCCGGCCCCCGAGCGCCGGATCCCGCAGTCGGTCATCGCCCGTCAGCTCGCCAACCCGTTCCTCCCGCCGGACTTCAGCGTCGCCGAGGCGCGGGTCAGCCGCCCCCGGCGCCTGGCGACCTGGGAGCTGCTCGGCCCGCTCTTCCGCTCCTTCGAGTACGCCGGCAGCGGCGCCGTGTCCTGCATGCCGCTCCCGGACCCGGCCGAGGCCGGGGCCGAGGTCAAGCTGCCCGGCGACCGCGAGCTGATGCCGCACCAGGCCCAGCTCGTCGCCGCGGCCGCGAACGGCCACCGCACCTTCCTGCTCGCCGACGAGCCCGGCCTGGGCAAGACCGCCCAGGCGCTGCTGGCCGCGCAGGCCGCCGAGGCATTCCCGCTGCTGGTCGTGGTGCCCAACGTCGTCAAGACCAACTGGGCCCGCGAGGCCGGGCTGTGGGTGCCCAACCGCCCGGTCACCGTCATCCACGGCGACGGGGAGAACGTCGACGGGTTCGCCGACATCGTGGTCGTCAACTACGAGGTGCTCGACCGCCACGTCGGCTGGCTCGGCGACTTCGGGTTCCGCGGGATGGTCGTCGACGAGGCGCACTTCATCAAGAACAAGACCTCCCAGCGCTCCCAGCACGTCCTCCAGCTCTCCGACCGGATCCGCCAGCGCATCGGCCGCCCGCTGATGATGGCGCTGACCGGCACCCCGCTGATCAACGACATCGAGGACTTCCGGGCGATCTGGCAGTTCCTCGGCTGGATCGACGACAAGCGGCCGCTCGGCCGGCTCATGGACGCCCTCGAGGACACCGGCCTCACCCCGGCCGACCCGCCGTTCTACCCCGCCGCCCGCCGCTGCGTCATCGACATGGGCATCGTCCGGCGCCGCAAGGTCGACGTCGCCGCCGACATCCCGGCCCGCCGGGTCGCGGACCTGCCCGTCGAGCTCGACGACGAGGCCGGTCGCTCCATCCGGGCCGCCGAGCGCGAGCTCGCCCGCCGCCTGGTCCAGCGCTACGACACCGCGCTGGCCACCCGCACCTCGGGCCAGACCGTCCAGGGCATCGACCACGAGCTGGTCCGCCGGGTCGCGACGTGGGAGCGCGAGGACACCACCGACAACACCTCGGGGGAGAACGTCTTCGGCATGATGCGCCGCATCGGCCAGGCCAAGGCCGGGCTCGCCGCCGACTACGCCGCCCAGCTGGCGCGCAACGTCGGCAAGGTCGTCTTCTTCGCCAAGCACGTCGACGTCATGGACGTCGCGGAGGACACCTTCGCCCGCCGCGGCATCCGGTACTCCTCGATCCGCGGCGACCAGACGCCGAAGACCCGCCAGCGCAACATCGACGACTTCGTCAACGACCCCGAGGTCGAGATCGTCGTGTGCTCGCTGAGCGCCGCCGGCGTCGGCCTCAACCTGCAGGTCGCCTCCAACCTGGTGCTCGCCGAGCTCTCGTGGACCGACGCCGAGCAGACCCAGGCGATCGACCGGATCCACCGCATCGGGCAGGAGGAGCCGGTGACCGCGTGGCGGATCATCGCCGCGCAGACCCTCGACACCCGGATCGCCGAGCTCATCGACAGCAAGGCCGGCCTCGCCGCCCGCGCGCTCGACGGCTCCGACTCCGAGCTGCCCAACAGCGCCGACGTCCAGCTCGAGGCGCTGGTCTCGATGCTCACCGACGCGCTGGTCCGTCGCGGGGACGCCGCCTGA
- a CDS encoding carboxylate-amine ligase produces the protein MEPRTVGVEEELLLIDPETREAAPRAPQVLAAGSAELDQELFRHQVEVQTQPTADLDDLRRQLLRSRRLAAEAAGAADLWTAAVGTSPLGGEPVFTREDRYLDMSERYGEVARPEGTCGMHVHVAIDSPEEGVVVLDGLVPWLPALLAISANSPYHEGSDTRHASWRSQVWSRWPSAGPTERFGSLERYREVSRLLIASGAARDDGMLYFDARLSADHPTVEVRVADVCTDPDDAVLVAALVRALVTHVAAGADRTGRADHAATDPPADLWRVELVRAAQWRAARYGLAERLLDPCTAEPVPARDVLRALVATVREELEAAGDLDRVEDGVARVLAAGGAPRQRAAYERAGGSLAAVVDDLVARTNIAWRD, from the coding sequence GTGGAACCGCGGACCGTGGGGGTGGAGGAGGAGCTGCTCCTCATCGATCCGGAGACCCGGGAGGCGGCGCCCCGGGCGCCCCAGGTGCTCGCCGCGGGCTCCGCGGAGCTCGACCAGGAGCTCTTCCGCCACCAGGTCGAGGTGCAGACCCAGCCGACGGCCGACCTCGACGACCTGCGTCGGCAGCTGCTCCGCTCCCGCCGGCTCGCCGCCGAGGCGGCCGGGGCCGCCGACCTGTGGACCGCCGCGGTCGGCACCAGCCCCCTGGGCGGCGAGCCGGTGTTCACCCGCGAGGACCGCTACCTCGACATGAGCGAGCGGTACGGCGAGGTCGCCCGGCCCGAGGGCACCTGCGGCATGCACGTGCACGTCGCGATCGACTCGCCCGAGGAGGGCGTCGTCGTCCTCGACGGGCTGGTGCCCTGGCTGCCCGCGCTGCTGGCGATCAGCGCGAACTCGCCGTACCACGAGGGGAGCGACACCCGGCACGCCTCGTGGCGCTCCCAGGTCTGGTCGCGGTGGCCGAGCGCCGGCCCGACCGAGCGGTTCGGGTCCCTCGAGCGCTACCGCGAGGTGAGCCGGCTGCTCATCGCCTCCGGCGCCGCCCGCGACGACGGGATGCTCTACTTCGACGCCCGGCTCTCCGCCGACCACCCGACCGTGGAGGTCCGGGTCGCCGATGTGTGCACCGACCCCGACGACGCCGTCCTGGTCGCCGCGCTCGTCCGCGCGCTGGTCACCCACGTCGCCGCCGGCGCCGACCGCACGGGCCGAGCCGACCACGCCGCGACCGACCCGCCCGCGGACCTGTGGCGGGTCGAGCTGGTCCGCGCCGCGCAGTGGCGGGCCGCCCGCTACGGCCTGGCCGAGCGGCTGCTCGACCCCTGCACCGCCGAGCCCGTGCCGGCCCGCGACGTGCTGCGGGCACTCGTCGCCACCGTGCGCGAGGAGCTCGAGGCCGCGGGGGACCTCGACCGGGTCGAGGACGGCGTCGCGCGGGTGCTCGCCGCGGGCGGCGCGCCCCGCCAGCGGGCGGCGTACGAACGCGCCGGTGGCAGCCTGGCGGCGGTCGTCGACGACCTCGTCGCCCGGACGAACATCGCCTGGCGGGACTGA
- a CDS encoding PPOX class F420-dependent oxidoreductase, which yields MTGWSPGPGGLAAPPAALAEMWAERHLCTLTTLRPDGRPHVVPVGCALDPEWDCAWVISGAGSRKVRNLRDRPGPVAVCQVDGARWSTLEGTGQVTDRPDDVARAVERYASRYRQPRVNAERVAIRISVDRFLGSAGLF from the coding sequence GTGACCGGCTGGTCGCCCGGGCCCGGCGGCCTGGCCGCCCCGCCCGCGGCGCTCGCGGAGATGTGGGCCGAGCGGCACCTGTGCACGCTGACCACGCTGCGTCCCGACGGCCGCCCGCACGTCGTGCCGGTGGGCTGCGCGCTGGACCCGGAGTGGGACTGCGCCTGGGTGATCTCGGGGGCGGGCTCGCGCAAGGTGCGCAACCTGCGCGACCGGCCCGGCCCGGTCGCGGTCTGCCAGGTCGACGGCGCCCGGTGGTCGACGCTCGAGGGGACCGGCCAGGTCACCGACCGGCCCGACGACGTGGCACGGGCCGTGGAGCGCTATGCCTCCCGCTACCGCCAGCCGCGCGTGAACGCCGAGCGCGTCGCGATCCGGATCTCCGTCGACCGCTTCCTCGGCTCCGCGGGGCTGTTCTGA
- a CDS encoding tryptophan-rich sensory protein: MTSSSTPAPAGTRSGTRADTGPATRADLVRRLVVTVAGIACVTGTLVGTGVVGTPVADTAGGALSDDATLLAPAGPAFSIWSVIYAGLAAYVVWQWLPSQAASPRMRATGWLAAASMVLNAGWLLVTQQDWVWGSVVVIVALLAVLVEIVRRLHRDPARSAVEVVVVDGTFGLYLGWVAVATCANTAAALASDDITLPAVPSALVVVLVAGAGVLAAWALGGRWAVAGAIAWGLGWLAYGRVAESPESTLVAVVAVVAAVVVVLAAVGWHRRSPAAGALTRAGR, from the coding sequence GTGACGTCCTCCTCCACGCCCGCCCCGGCCGGCACCCGCTCCGGCACCCGAGCGGACACCGGCCCCGCGACCCGCGCGGACCTGGTCCGCCGCCTGGTGGTGACGGTCGCGGGGATCGCCTGCGTGACCGGCACCCTCGTCGGCACCGGCGTCGTCGGCACGCCCGTGGCCGACACCGCCGGCGGTGCGCTCTCCGACGACGCCACGCTGCTGGCCCCCGCCGGCCCCGCGTTCTCGATCTGGTCGGTCATCTACGCCGGCCTGGCGGCGTACGTCGTGTGGCAGTGGCTGCCGAGCCAGGCGGCCTCGCCGCGGATGCGGGCGACCGGGTGGCTGGCGGCTGCCTCGATGGTGCTCAACGCCGGCTGGCTGCTGGTGACCCAGCAGGACTGGGTCTGGGGCAGCGTCGTGGTGATCGTGGCGCTGCTGGCCGTGCTCGTCGAGATCGTCCGGCGGCTCCACCGGGACCCGGCGCGCTCCGCGGTCGAGGTCGTGGTGGTCGACGGGACCTTCGGGCTCTACCTCGGCTGGGTCGCCGTCGCGACCTGTGCGAACACCGCGGCGGCGCTCGCCTCCGACGACATCACCCTGCCGGCCGTGCCGTCCGCGCTGGTGGTCGTGCTCGTGGCCGGCGCGGGCGTGCTGGCCGCCTGGGCCCTCGGCGGCCGGTGGGCCGTCGCGGGCGCGATCGCCTGGGGCCTGGGCTGGCTGGCCTACGGACGGGTCGCGGAGAGCCCCGAGTCGACCCTCGTGGCGGTCGTCGCCGTCGTCGCGGCCGTGGTCGTGGTCCTCGCCGCCGTCGGGTGGCACCGCCGCTCCCCCGCCGCGGGCGCCCTCACCCGGGCCGGCCGGTGA
- the rsmI gene encoding 16S rRNA (cytidine(1402)-2'-O)-methyltransferase: MTGSSGVLVLAATPIGRVADAPPRLAEELASADVVAAEDTRRLKRLTTDLGVTIGGRVVSYFEGNETARTPALLEALLAGERVLLVTDAGMPSVSDPGYRLVAAAVEHDVHVTAVPGPSAVLTALAVSGLPVDRFCFEGFLPRKAGERARRLAGLAAEERTMVFFEAPHRTEAALAAMAEAFGADRAAAVCRELTKTHEEVRRGPLAELVAWAAEGVRGEVTLVVAGAVPTALVGDDPASLRAAVAEREAGGTTRKEAIVEVARLAGVPKREVYDLVHRKEGKS; encoded by the coding sequence ATGACCGGCTCCTCGGGCGTGCTCGTCCTCGCTGCCACCCCGATCGGGCGGGTGGCCGACGCGCCGCCCCGGCTGGCCGAGGAGCTCGCTTCCGCGGACGTGGTCGCCGCCGAGGACACCCGCCGCCTCAAGCGGCTGACCACCGACCTCGGCGTGACGATCGGCGGCCGCGTCGTGTCGTACTTCGAAGGCAACGAGACCGCCCGCACCCCCGCCCTGCTCGAGGCGCTGCTCGCCGGCGAGCGGGTGCTGCTGGTGACCGACGCGGGGATGCCGAGCGTCTCGGACCCCGGCTACCGCCTCGTCGCCGCGGCCGTCGAGCACGACGTGCACGTCACCGCCGTGCCGGGCCCCTCCGCGGTGCTCACCGCGCTCGCGGTCTCCGGGCTGCCGGTCGACCGGTTCTGCTTCGAGGGGTTCCTGCCGCGCAAGGCGGGCGAGCGGGCGCGTCGGCTCGCCGGGCTGGCCGCGGAGGAGCGCACGATGGTCTTCTTCGAGGCCCCGCACCGCACCGAGGCCGCGCTGGCCGCGATGGCCGAGGCCTTCGGCGCGGACCGGGCCGCCGCGGTGTGCCGCGAGCTGACCAAGACCCACGAGGAGGTCCGCCGCGGACCGCTCGCCGAGCTGGTCGCCTGGGCCGCCGAGGGCGTGCGGGGCGAGGTGACCCTGGTGGTCGCCGGCGCCGTGCCGACCGCGCTCGTCGGCGACGACCCGGCCAGCCTGCGCGCGGCCGTCGCCGAGCGCGAGGCCGGCGGCACCACCCGCAAGGAGGCGATCGTGGAGGTGGCCCGCCTGGCGGGCGTGCCGAAGCGAGAGGTGTACGACCTGGTCCATCGGAAAGAGGGGAAGTCATGA
- a CDS encoding alpha/beta fold hydrolase has translation MSARLERFHHDGLTFDVHDSGPEDGDPVVLLHGFPERATSWRHVEPLLHAAGLRTYAMDQRGYSPGARPEGRSSYKVELLVGDVEALVRIIGRPVHLVGHDWGANVAWALTGQHPELIRTLTAVSVPHPAAFTAAMTSSDQALRSWYMLLFQLPRVAELSAQVGGGRVFERFLRNAGMDEEDVARVHREVVEDGALPHALGWYRGLPLSDRSVMGHSIQVPTTMVWSDGDVALARKGVELTERYCRSDYELVVLEGVSHWIPTHAPEALAEAILERVAGT, from the coding sequence ATGAGCGCACGCCTGGAGCGGTTCCACCACGACGGCCTGACCTTCGACGTCCACGACAGCGGGCCCGAGGACGGCGACCCCGTCGTCCTGCTGCACGGCTTCCCCGAGCGGGCGACCAGCTGGCGCCACGTCGAGCCGCTGCTGCACGCGGCCGGCCTGCGGACCTACGCGATGGACCAGCGCGGCTACTCCCCGGGCGCACGGCCCGAGGGCCGGTCCAGCTACAAGGTCGAGCTGCTGGTGGGCGACGTCGAGGCGCTGGTGCGCATCATCGGCCGCCCGGTCCACCTCGTCGGCCACGACTGGGGCGCCAACGTCGCCTGGGCCCTCACCGGCCAGCACCCCGAGCTGATCCGCACGCTCACCGCGGTCTCGGTGCCGCACCCCGCGGCCTTCACCGCGGCGATGACCAGCTCCGACCAGGCCCTGCGCAGCTGGTACATGCTGCTCTTCCAGCTGCCCCGCGTCGCCGAGCTCAGCGCCCAGGTCGGCGGCGGCCGGGTCTTCGAGCGGTTCCTGCGCAACGCCGGGATGGATGAGGAGGACGTCGCCCGGGTCCACCGCGAGGTCGTCGAGGACGGCGCGCTGCCCCACGCGCTGGGGTGGTACCGCGGGCTGCCGCTCTCGGACCGCTCGGTCATGGGCCACTCGATCCAGGTGCCGACCACGATGGTGTGGAGCGACGGCGACGTCGCGCTCGCGCGCAAGGGCGTGGAGCTGACTGAGCGCTACTGCCGCAGCGACTACGAGCTCGTCGTCCTCGAGGGCGTCTCGCACTGGATCCCCACCCACGCCCCCGAGGCGCTCGCCGAGGCGATCCTGGAGCGGGTGGCCGGCACGTGA
- a CDS encoding TatD family hydrolase has translation MSRAPDERPPAPDPLPAPVVDNHCHLDITRDGAAADVPAAIAAAAAVGVPRIVQIGCDLPGARWAVEAAATYDALVAGVALHPNEAPRLAEQGTDLDTAMAEIEALAGAHPKVRAVGETGLDHFRTGEEGRAVQVESFRRHIDLAKRLDKTLVIHDRDAHEEVLRVLDEEGAPERWVMHCFSGDAAFARACLDRGAYLSFAGTVTFKNAQPLREALVVAPRDRVLVETDAPYLTPHPYRGRVNAPVLVPITVRAMAEVRGEDLEDLCIALDATTEEAFGGPW, from the coding sequence GTGAGCCGAGCGCCCGACGAGCGGCCGCCGGCCCCCGACCCGCTGCCGGCGCCGGTCGTCGACAACCACTGCCACCTCGACATCACCCGCGACGGGGCCGCGGCCGACGTGCCCGCCGCGATCGCGGCGGCCGCCGCGGTCGGCGTCCCGCGGATCGTCCAGATCGGCTGCGACCTGCCCGGCGCGCGCTGGGCGGTCGAGGCGGCGGCGACGTACGACGCGCTGGTCGCGGGCGTCGCGCTGCACCCCAACGAGGCGCCGCGGCTGGCCGAGCAGGGCACCGACCTCGACACCGCGATGGCCGAGATCGAGGCGCTCGCCGGCGCCCACCCGAAGGTCCGCGCGGTCGGGGAGACCGGGCTCGACCACTTCCGCACCGGCGAGGAGGGCCGCGCGGTGCAGGTGGAGTCGTTCCGCCGCCACATCGACCTGGCCAAGCGGCTCGACAAGACCCTGGTCATCCACGACCGCGACGCCCACGAGGAGGTGCTCCGCGTGCTCGACGAGGAGGGGGCGCCCGAGCGCTGGGTGATGCACTGCTTCTCCGGCGACGCCGCCTTCGCGCGCGCCTGCCTGGACCGCGGGGCCTACCTCTCCTTCGCCGGCACCGTGACGTTCAAGAACGCCCAGCCGCTGCGCGAGGCGCTCGTCGTCGCCCCGCGCGACCGGGTGCTGGTGGAGACCGACGCGCCGTACCTCACCCCGCACCCCTACCGCGGCCGGGTCAACGCCCCCGTCCTCGTCCCGATCACCGTGCGCGCGATGGCCGAGGTCCGCGGCGAGGACCTCGAGGACCTCTGCATCGCCCTGGACGCCACCACCGAGGAGGCCTTCGGCGGCCCCTGGTGA